The following proteins are encoded in a genomic region of Phycisphaera sp.:
- the purF gene encoding amidophosphoribosyltransferase, producing the protein MPNDVPARLSLPVLNNTRKPTAPLLDLDIGEKKEKCAVFGIWAGPYAQLSPVHSAYTALYAQQHRGQESAGIATTDGGSGEAAKVGITGHTGMGLVPEVFTPRVLSAMAASNPVAAIGHNRYSTTGASLSTNAQPLVQTTAKGRVAVAHNGNLVNGNALRHAFGENGHIFHTSSDTEVIIHLLAAPEQQQAPDPLAATLRRLQGAYSLVILFEDRIEAARDPWGWRPLVLGEMADGSPVVASETVALDVLGAKLVREVEPGEIVTLDAQGVRSRRFAPEAEPTAMCVFEHVYFASPASNVFGQNVQTFREDLGSALWNEDPAMQASPADYVMPMPDSGRSAANGYSRASGIPYREAIVPNRYVGRTFIKPTQQERETAVRLKLNVIAELVRGKRVIVVDDSVVRGTTTRLKMRQIYDAGAAEVHLRISCPPIRHPCFFGVDFAHRDQLIANGRTVEDIREYLGVDSLHFLSLNGMLACAKHDPKRYCTACWSGDYRIDVEHPTTDTFVEPQQERMFDMAPVPAPGTNGLGR; encoded by the coding sequence AGAAGGAAAAGTGCGCCGTCTTCGGCATCTGGGCCGGCCCGTACGCCCAACTCAGCCCCGTGCATTCCGCCTATACCGCCCTGTACGCCCAGCAGCACCGCGGGCAGGAGTCCGCCGGCATCGCGACCACCGATGGCGGGAGCGGCGAGGCTGCCAAGGTCGGCATCACGGGACACACCGGCATGGGCCTGGTACCCGAGGTGTTCACGCCACGCGTGCTGTCGGCCATGGCGGCGAGCAATCCGGTCGCGGCCATCGGCCACAACCGCTACAGCACAACGGGCGCGAGCCTGTCGACCAATGCCCAGCCGCTGGTGCAGACCACCGCCAAGGGCCGCGTCGCGGTGGCCCACAACGGCAACCTGGTCAACGGCAACGCCCTGCGCCACGCCTTCGGCGAGAATGGCCACATCTTCCACACGTCGAGCGACACCGAGGTCATCATCCACCTGCTGGCCGCCCCCGAGCAGCAGCAGGCACCCGACCCGCTGGCCGCCACGCTCCGCCGCCTCCAGGGCGCGTACTCGCTGGTGATCCTGTTCGAAGACCGCATCGAGGCCGCTCGCGACCCTTGGGGTTGGCGACCCTTGGTACTGGGTGAGATGGCCGATGGCTCGCCCGTTGTCGCCAGTGAAACGGTGGCTCTGGATGTGCTGGGCGCGAAGCTAGTCAGGGAAGTCGAGCCGGGCGAGATCGTGACCCTCGACGCCCAGGGCGTCCGCAGCCGCCGCTTCGCCCCAGAGGCCGAGCCGACCGCCATGTGCGTCTTCGAGCACGTCTACTTTGCCAGCCCGGCCAGCAACGTCTTCGGCCAGAACGTCCAGACCTTCCGCGAGGATCTGGGCTCGGCCCTGTGGAACGAAGACCCCGCGATGCAGGCCAGCCCGGCCGACTACGTGATGCCCATGCCCGACTCGGGCCGCAGCGCCGCCAACGGCTACTCGCGGGCCAGCGGCATCCCCTACCGCGAGGCCATCGTACCCAACCGCTACGTCGGGCGCACGTTCATCAAGCCCACCCAGCAAGAACGCGAGACCGCTGTACGGTTGAAACTCAACGTCATCGCCGAGCTCGTGCGCGGCAAACGGGTGATCGTGGTCGACGACTCGGTCGTCCGCGGCACGACCACACGCCTCAAGATGCGGCAGATCTACGACGCCGGCGCGGCCGAGGTCCATCTGCGGATTAGCTGCCCGCCCATCCGCCATCCGTGCTTTTTCGGCGTTGACTTCGCCCACCGCGACCAGCTCATCGCCAACGGCCGCACGGTCGAGGACATCCGCGAGTACCTGGGCGTTGACAGCCTGCACTTCCTGTCCCTCAACGGAATGCTCGCCTGCGCCAAGCACGACCCCAAGCGGTACTGCACCGCCTGCTGGAGCGGCGACTACCGCATCGACGTCGAGCACCCGACGACCGACACGTTCGTGGAGCCCCAGCAGGAGCGCATGTTCGACATGGCACCCGTGCCGGCACCGGGCACCAACGGGCTCGGGCGGTAG
- a CDS encoding DUF4230 domain-containing protein translates to MGILEILGLIAVTFVAGVLLAAAIFTVLRHRAGRKRKLEEPGKVDQTIVLAERVRSVGRLVGLEVMVKEIATASRGFQWMPPLLLSQAKVAMIFHFEKQYSIDLTRIEDGDIEQVGINRFRVVLPEIDGTLRLSDVTPYDIQHGRVLGLFDVIPMTAERQTELMAAAQRDAATLYESKEPKYLAEAKRSVARHLSSLLELFDVKVEVVWRDDVEDVSESMLEPAAVG, encoded by the coding sequence ATGGGCATTCTTGAAATTTTGGGCCTCATCGCCGTTACCTTCGTCGCCGGGGTCTTGCTGGCAGCGGCCATCTTCACGGTCCTGCGCCATCGCGCCGGGCGGAAGCGCAAGCTCGAAGAGCCGGGCAAGGTCGACCAGACCATCGTGCTGGCCGAGCGTGTGCGCTCGGTAGGACGGCTCGTGGGCCTGGAGGTGATGGTCAAGGAGATCGCGACCGCGTCTCGCGGCTTTCAGTGGATGCCCCCGCTGCTGCTCAGCCAGGCGAAGGTCGCGATGATCTTCCACTTCGAGAAGCAGTACTCCATCGATCTGACCCGTATCGAGGATGGCGACATCGAGCAGGTGGGCATCAACCGCTTCCGCGTGGTGCTGCCCGAGATCGACGGCACGCTACGCCTCTCGGATGTCACGCCCTACGACATCCAGCACGGGCGCGTGCTGGGCCTGTTCGACGTGATCCCGATGACCGCCGAGCGGCAGACCGAACTCATGGCTGCTGCCCAGCGCGACGCGGCCACGCTGTACGAGAGCAAGGAGCCCAAGTACCTTGCTGAGGCGAAGCGGAGCGTCGCGCGTCACTTGTCGTCCTTGCTTGAGCTCTTCGATGTCAAGGTCGAGGTGGTCTGGCGTGATGATGTCGAGGACGTGTCCGAGTCGATGCTCGAACCGGCCGCTGTCGGCTGA